A genomic window from Chrysoperla carnea chromosome 3, inChrCarn1.1, whole genome shotgun sequence includes:
- the LOC123294735 gene encoding tyrosine-protein kinase Abl isoform X1, whose translation MGAQQTKDRAVTTGSHSIRTTRNKPRVPKDGRTLGSNIFTEHSGTYPQKTRRYHNFKNSEALLQSRPLPHIPDLPDTEPPSISSGVGTVSTLAAQGTGATSSSGSGPTPGTPLPLESANRWTSKENLLAQEEDDPQLFVALYDFQAGGENQLSLKKGEQVRILSYNKSGEWCEAHSASGQVGWVPSNYVTPVNSLEKHSWYHGPISRNAAEYLLSSGINGSFLVRESESSPGQRSISLRYEGRVYHYRINEDNEGKVYVTAESKFNTLAELVHHHSMLSDGLITQLLYPAPKHNKPTVFPLSPEPDEWEINRTDIVMKHKLGGGQYGDVYEAVWKRYNMTVAVKTLKEDTMALKDFLEEAAIMKEMKHHNLVQLLGVCTREPPFYIITEFMSKGNLLDYLRNGNKDQINAVVLMYIATQIASGMSYLESRCFIHRDLAARNCLVGENHLVKVADFGLARLMRDDTYTAHAGAKFPIKWTAPEGLAYNKFSTKSDVWAFGILLWEIATYGMSPYPGVDLTDVYHMLEKGYRMEIPPGCPPKIYELMRQCWQWAPHERPTFKDIHHALENMFQESSITEEVEKQLQSGDSGVVCGTPQLSYKKAHSGSASNIHNIQTTHQDQSENHSVIGKLSTFTGAPIASGKASLVQMRRPTNKRGKQAPAPPKRTSLLSSCSSFRDSSYVADETNQQEVTLEDGTDINGLTRDLQGLTASTKGDSESDIQDQTPDTDDSGAHSYPEASTGTFMTGTSAPAGSSFKRAPIMGNRGLEQRGKKSRTYPPKETANTQKVVQVAALEVQNVKRAINRYGTLPKGARIGAYLESLRQSGLSTNQENVPTTSVTCPEQPTDSTVRSLSPRTNIRTQPQMIRSNSSSGATPFHHLNQPPSSPTAVKLHRPRTGISRNNSADVGLRTFISMNNSSFRSGGSPSRAAQPSLADLEFPPPPTDLPPPPEEFDNLNDPIEPPPTLSTFKRPNIIKTNSDVNNTEPSVEEASSRFGISLRHRETSTETSKERTPNTPDPVDSSPASDAPAVGSPSPFEPLPSPPPTPESDKVKNDISPLSSQNEDDKSLSKVLKSTVPGAKDIFESKLLAEIKEKSNQKQKEISTKENETVENNDPNKNEVKSTLRKTSQSSLPPKPDTSNNTFKSQLKKVDTSKRPPVTVKDESNSQTGLIIDFKSRLRKVDSGGSDKRPENEDDEQSQDVSGDSEGTNHSGDTNTKRESTASINSNDSGLKADENDDKRRSTGSISSLKKMWESKETNENISASQLSPKLAVKSNNKQKDDNSEESPPNQNDNQISEETSEENLMTKSLTVIKTNERRVWPPNADEKPIVPVKPLVKAVKPVLGAGNRLGPAIYATPIAMKPPVSIKPTVIDNNKTPNDDDVNKQSHEKTSRDNILEISQALETSLSSIKVSSTVTTSTWLQLSDKLGLLHTSCVGYADTMVPAHLKFHFRELLSRLENEALQLRSAGSRNVTDNTRLLADVTNTIKDVVNAVLR comes from the exons AGGCCTTATTACAAAGTCGGCCTTTACCTCATATCCCAGATTTACCAGATACAGAACCACCAAGCATATCATCTGGAGTTGGTACGGTATCTACTTTGGCAGCTCAAGGTACTGGTGCGACATCAAGTTCAGGATCAGGTCCAACACCAGGGACACCTCTTCCACTTGAATCAGCAAATAGATGGAcgtcaaaagaaaatttgttagcTCAAGAAGAAGATGATCCACAATTATTTGTAGCTCTCTATGATTTTCAAGCTGGTGGTGAAAATCAACTTAGTCTTAAAAAAg GTGAACAAGTTCGAAtattaagttataacaaaagTGGTGAGTGGTGTGAAGCACATTCAGCATCCGGTCAAGTTGGATGGGTACCATCAAATTATGTAACCCCTGTAAATTCTTTAGAGAAACATTCCTGGTATCATGGGCCTATCAGTCGTAATGCTGCCGAATACTTGCTAAGCAGTGGCATAAATGGAAGCTTCTTGGTACGTGAATCAGAAAGTAGTCCTGGTCAGCGTAGTATTTCATTACGTTACGAAGGTCGAGTTTATCATTATCGAATAAATGAGGACAATGAAGGAAAAGTGTATGTTACTGCTGAAAGTAAATTTAACACTTTAGCTGAGTTAGTACACCATCATTCAATGCTTTCTGATGGACTTATTACACAACTGTTATACCCTGCACCAAAGCATAATAAACCGACAGTATTTCCACTTAGTCCTGAACCGGATGAATGGGAAATAAATCGAACTGATATTGTTATGAAACATAAATTGGGTGGTGGACAATATGGGGATGTTTATGAAGCTGTTTGGAAACGATATAACATGACGGTTGCTGTAAAAACGCTTAAAGAAGATACAATGGCTTTAAAAGATTTCCTAGAAGAAGCTGCAATTATGAAAGAAATGAAACACCATAATTTAGTTCAACTGTTAGGAGTTTGCACCAGAGAACCAccgttttatattattactgaATTTATGTCTAAGGGAAATTTACTAGATTATTTAAGAAATGGCAATAAAGATCAAATAAATGCTGTTGTTTTAATGTATATAGCAACTCAAATAGCAAGCGGAATGAGTTATTTGGAAAGTCGATGCTTTATTCATAGGGATTTAGCTGCAAGGAATTGTTTAGTTGGAGAAAATCATTTAGTAAAAGTAGCTGATTTTGGTTTAGCTAGACTTATGAGAGACGATACATATACTGCACATGCTGGAGCTAAATTCCCCATCAAATGGACAGCTCCTGAAGGATTAgcttataacaaattttcaacgaAATCTGATGTTTGGGCTTTTGGGATACTTTTATGGGAAATTGCAACGTACGGCATGTCACCATATCCAGGTGTTGATTTGACGGATGTTTATCACATGTTAGAAAAAGGATACCGCATGGAAATACCACCAGGATGTCCaccaaaaatatatgaattaatgCGACAATGTTGGCAGTGGGCCCCACATGAAAGACCAACTTTTAAAGATATTCACCATGCCTtggaaaatatgtttcaagagtCCAGTATTACGGAAG AAGTAGAAAAACAACTTCAAAGCGGTGACAGTGGTGTTGTTTGTGGTACACCAcaattatcatataaaaaagcGCACTCGGGTAGTGccagtaacatacacaatatacAAACAACACATCAAGATCAAAGTGAAAATCATTCAGTGATTGGAAAACTCAGTACTTTTACAGGAGCACCAATAGCATCAGGAAAAGCCAGTTTAGTTCAAATGCGGAGGCCAACAAATAAAAGAGGCAAACAAGCTCCGGCTCCACCTAAAAGAACTAG TTTGCTTTCATCGTGTAGTTCATTTCGAGATAGTTCTTACGTTGCTGATGAAACAAATCAGCAAGAAGTCACTCTTGAAGATGGTACTGATATTaatg gtTTGACAAGAGATTTACAAGGCCTTACAGCTAGTACAAAAGGAGATAGTGAAAGTGATATACAAGATCAAACGCCCGATACTGATGATTCTGGTGCACATTCATATCCTGAAGCAAGTACTGGTACTTTTATGACTGGAACATCTGCACCAGCTGGTTCTTCATTTAAACGTGCGCCTATTATGGGTAATCGAGGATTAGAACAGCGAGGAAAGAAATCAAGAACGTATCCACCGAAGGAGACTGCTAATACTCAAAag GTTGTACAAGTCGCAGCTTTAGAAGTTCAAAATGTTAAGCGTGCCATCAACAGATATGGAACTCTTCCAAAAGGTGCCAGAATTGGGGCATATTTAGAGTCCTTACGTCAAAGTGGTTTATCGACAAACCAAGAAAATGTTCCTACAACTTCAGTTACATGTCCTGAACAACCTACTGACTCAACGGTTAGATCTTTATCACCTCGTACAAACATCCGAACACAACCACAAATGATACGAAGCAATTCATCGAGTGGTGCTACACCGTTCCATCATTTAAATCAACCGCCATCATCACCTACCGCTGTGAAACTACATAGACCCCGTACTGGTATTTCGAGAAATAACAGTGCGGATGTGGGTCTACGTACTTTTATCTCTATGAATAATTCTTCATTTCGTAGTGGAGGTAGCCCTTCTCGAGCTGCTCAACCTTCATTAGCCGATTTAGAATTCCCGCCCCCACCGACTGATTTACCACCGCCTCCTGaagaatttgataatttaaatgatcCTATAGAACCCCCACCTACACTTTCAACTTTTAAACGACCAAATATTATAAAGACTAATAGCGATGTGAATAACACAGAACCATCCGTTGAAGAAGCTAGTTCAAGGTTTGGTATAAGTTTACGACATCGCGAAACATCAACAGAAACATCAAAAGAACGAACACCTAACACACCGGATCCTGTAGATTCTAGTCCCGCGAGTGATGCACCAGCTGTTGGAAGTCCCAGTCCTTTTGAACCATTACCTTCACCGCCGCCAACACCCGAATCtgataaagttaaaaatgatatatcacCACTGTCTTCACAAAATGAAGATGATAAATCGCTATCAAAAGTCTTAAAGAGTACGGTACCTGGTGCAAAAGATATATTTGAATCAAAACTATTAGCAGAAATCAAAGAAAAAtcgaatcaaaaacaaaaagaaatctcAACCAAAGAAAATGAAACAGTAGAAAACAACGATCCTAATAAAAATGAAGTGAAATCAACACTTCGAAAGACTTCCCAATCATCTTTACCACCAAAACCAGACACTAGTAATAACACATTTAAATCACAATTAAAAAAGGTAGATACTTCGAAACGTCCTCCTGTAACAGTAAAAGATGAATCCAATTCACAAACAGGTTTAATAATTGACTTTAAATCACGTTTACGAAAAGTGGATAGTGGTGGAAGTGATAAACGGCCAGAAAATGAAGATGACGAACAATCACAAGATGTGAGTGGCGATTCAGAAGGTACAAATCATTCCGGTGATACAAATACAAAACGAGAAAGTACCGCCAGTATTAATAGCAACGATAGTGGCTTGAAAGCGGATGAGAACGATGATAAACGAAGAAGTACCGGTAGTATTAgtagtttgaaaaaaatgtgggaatcaaaagaaacaaatgaaaatatttctgcATCTCAATTAAGTCCTAAATTAGCTGTGAAAagcaataataaacaaaaagatGATAATTCTGAAGAATCGCCTCCAAATCAAAACGATAATCAAATATCGGAGGAAACAtctgaagaaaatttaatgacaaaaagtttaactgtaataaaaacaaatgaacgaCGTGTATGGCCACCGAATGCAGATGAAAAACCTATCGTACCCGTAAAACCATTAGTAAAAGCTGTTAAACCTGTATTAGGTGCTGGTAATCGATTAGGGCCAGCTATTTATGCAACACCAATTGCAATGAAACCACCAGTCTCAATAAAACCCACAGTAATTGACAATAATAAAACACCCAACGATGATGATGTGAACAAACAATCTCATGAGAAAACAAGTCGCGATAATATACTAGAAATATCACAAGCATTAGAAACAAGTTTATCATCAATAAAAGTTAGTTCGACTGTCACAACGTCAACATGGCTACAACTATCTGATAAATTAGGTTTGTTACATACATCGTGTGTTGGATATGCGGATACAATGGTTCCCGCTcacttaaaatttcattttagagAATTATTAAGTCGTTTAGAAAATGAAGCATTACAATTACGTTCAGCTGGTAGTCGAAACGTTACTGATAATACACGATTATTGGCTGATGTTACAAACACGATTAAAGATGTTGTGAATGCTGTTCTCAGatag
- the LOC123294735 gene encoding tyrosine-protein kinase Abl isoform X2 has translation MGAQQTKDRAVTTGSHSIRTTRNKPRVPKDGRTLGSNIFTEHSVIQAKVTYQIQEALLQSRPLPHIPDLPDTEPPSISSGVGTVSTLAAQGTGATSSSGSGPTPGTPLPLESANRWTSKENLLAQEEDDPQLFVALYDFQAGGENQLSLKKGEQVRILSYNKSGEWCEAHSASGQVGWVPSNYVTPVNSLEKHSWYHGPISRNAAEYLLSSGINGSFLVRESESSPGQRSISLRYEGRVYHYRINEDNEGKVYVTAESKFNTLAELVHHHSMLSDGLITQLLYPAPKHNKPTVFPLSPEPDEWEINRTDIVMKHKLGGGQYGDVYEAVWKRYNMTVAVKTLKEDTMALKDFLEEAAIMKEMKHHNLVQLLGVCTREPPFYIITEFMSKGNLLDYLRNGNKDQINAVVLMYIATQIASGMSYLESRCFIHRDLAARNCLVGENHLVKVADFGLARLMRDDTYTAHAGAKFPIKWTAPEGLAYNKFSTKSDVWAFGILLWEIATYGMSPYPGVDLTDVYHMLEKGYRMEIPPGCPPKIYELMRQCWQWAPHERPTFKDIHHALENMFQESSITEEVEKQLQSGDSGVVCGTPQLSYKKAHSGSASNIHNIQTTHQDQSENHSVIGKLSTFTGAPIASGKASLVQMRRPTNKRGKQAPAPPKRTSLLSSCSSFRDSSYVADETNQQEVTLEDGTDINGLTRDLQGLTASTKGDSESDIQDQTPDTDDSGAHSYPEASTGTFMTGTSAPAGSSFKRAPIMGNRGLEQRGKKSRTYPPKETANTQKVVQVAALEVQNVKRAINRYGTLPKGARIGAYLESLRQSGLSTNQENVPTTSVTCPEQPTDSTVRSLSPRTNIRTQPQMIRSNSSSGATPFHHLNQPPSSPTAVKLHRPRTGISRNNSADVGLRTFISMNNSSFRSGGSPSRAAQPSLADLEFPPPPTDLPPPPEEFDNLNDPIEPPPTLSTFKRPNIIKTNSDVNNTEPSVEEASSRFGISLRHRETSTETSKERTPNTPDPVDSSPASDAPAVGSPSPFEPLPSPPPTPESDKVKNDISPLSSQNEDDKSLSKVLKSTVPGAKDIFESKLLAEIKEKSNQKQKEISTKENETVENNDPNKNEVKSTLRKTSQSSLPPKPDTSNNTFKSQLKKVDTSKRPPVTVKDESNSQTGLIIDFKSRLRKVDSGGSDKRPENEDDEQSQDVSGDSEGTNHSGDTNTKRESTASINSNDSGLKADENDDKRRSTGSISSLKKMWESKETNENISASQLSPKLAVKSNNKQKDDNSEESPPNQNDNQISEETSEENLMTKSLTVIKTNERRVWPPNADEKPIVPVKPLVKAVKPVLGAGNRLGPAIYATPIAMKPPVSIKPTVIDNNKTPNDDDVNKQSHEKTSRDNILEISQALETSLSSIKVSSTVTTSTWLQLSDKLGLLHTSCVGYADTMVPAHLKFHFRELLSRLENEALQLRSAGSRNVTDNTRLLADVTNTIKDVVNAVLR, from the exons AGGCCTTATTACAAAGTCGGCCTTTACCTCATATCCCAGATTTACCAGATACAGAACCACCAAGCATATCATCTGGAGTTGGTACGGTATCTACTTTGGCAGCTCAAGGTACTGGTGCGACATCAAGTTCAGGATCAGGTCCAACACCAGGGACACCTCTTCCACTTGAATCAGCAAATAGATGGAcgtcaaaagaaaatttgttagcTCAAGAAGAAGATGATCCACAATTATTTGTAGCTCTCTATGATTTTCAAGCTGGTGGTGAAAATCAACTTAGTCTTAAAAAAg GTGAACAAGTTCGAAtattaagttataacaaaagTGGTGAGTGGTGTGAAGCACATTCAGCATCCGGTCAAGTTGGATGGGTACCATCAAATTATGTAACCCCTGTAAATTCTTTAGAGAAACATTCCTGGTATCATGGGCCTATCAGTCGTAATGCTGCCGAATACTTGCTAAGCAGTGGCATAAATGGAAGCTTCTTGGTACGTGAATCAGAAAGTAGTCCTGGTCAGCGTAGTATTTCATTACGTTACGAAGGTCGAGTTTATCATTATCGAATAAATGAGGACAATGAAGGAAAAGTGTATGTTACTGCTGAAAGTAAATTTAACACTTTAGCTGAGTTAGTACACCATCATTCAATGCTTTCTGATGGACTTATTACACAACTGTTATACCCTGCACCAAAGCATAATAAACCGACAGTATTTCCACTTAGTCCTGAACCGGATGAATGGGAAATAAATCGAACTGATATTGTTATGAAACATAAATTGGGTGGTGGACAATATGGGGATGTTTATGAAGCTGTTTGGAAACGATATAACATGACGGTTGCTGTAAAAACGCTTAAAGAAGATACAATGGCTTTAAAAGATTTCCTAGAAGAAGCTGCAATTATGAAAGAAATGAAACACCATAATTTAGTTCAACTGTTAGGAGTTTGCACCAGAGAACCAccgttttatattattactgaATTTATGTCTAAGGGAAATTTACTAGATTATTTAAGAAATGGCAATAAAGATCAAATAAATGCTGTTGTTTTAATGTATATAGCAACTCAAATAGCAAGCGGAATGAGTTATTTGGAAAGTCGATGCTTTATTCATAGGGATTTAGCTGCAAGGAATTGTTTAGTTGGAGAAAATCATTTAGTAAAAGTAGCTGATTTTGGTTTAGCTAGACTTATGAGAGACGATACATATACTGCACATGCTGGAGCTAAATTCCCCATCAAATGGACAGCTCCTGAAGGATTAgcttataacaaattttcaacgaAATCTGATGTTTGGGCTTTTGGGATACTTTTATGGGAAATTGCAACGTACGGCATGTCACCATATCCAGGTGTTGATTTGACGGATGTTTATCACATGTTAGAAAAAGGATACCGCATGGAAATACCACCAGGATGTCCaccaaaaatatatgaattaatgCGACAATGTTGGCAGTGGGCCCCACATGAAAGACCAACTTTTAAAGATATTCACCATGCCTtggaaaatatgtttcaagagtCCAGTATTACGGAAG AAGTAGAAAAACAACTTCAAAGCGGTGACAGTGGTGTTGTTTGTGGTACACCAcaattatcatataaaaaagcGCACTCGGGTAGTGccagtaacatacacaatatacAAACAACACATCAAGATCAAAGTGAAAATCATTCAGTGATTGGAAAACTCAGTACTTTTACAGGAGCACCAATAGCATCAGGAAAAGCCAGTTTAGTTCAAATGCGGAGGCCAACAAATAAAAGAGGCAAACAAGCTCCGGCTCCACCTAAAAGAACTAG TTTGCTTTCATCGTGTAGTTCATTTCGAGATAGTTCTTACGTTGCTGATGAAACAAATCAGCAAGAAGTCACTCTTGAAGATGGTACTGATATTaatg gtTTGACAAGAGATTTACAAGGCCTTACAGCTAGTACAAAAGGAGATAGTGAAAGTGATATACAAGATCAAACGCCCGATACTGATGATTCTGGTGCACATTCATATCCTGAAGCAAGTACTGGTACTTTTATGACTGGAACATCTGCACCAGCTGGTTCTTCATTTAAACGTGCGCCTATTATGGGTAATCGAGGATTAGAACAGCGAGGAAAGAAATCAAGAACGTATCCACCGAAGGAGACTGCTAATACTCAAAag GTTGTACAAGTCGCAGCTTTAGAAGTTCAAAATGTTAAGCGTGCCATCAACAGATATGGAACTCTTCCAAAAGGTGCCAGAATTGGGGCATATTTAGAGTCCTTACGTCAAAGTGGTTTATCGACAAACCAAGAAAATGTTCCTACAACTTCAGTTACATGTCCTGAACAACCTACTGACTCAACGGTTAGATCTTTATCACCTCGTACAAACATCCGAACACAACCACAAATGATACGAAGCAATTCATCGAGTGGTGCTACACCGTTCCATCATTTAAATCAACCGCCATCATCACCTACCGCTGTGAAACTACATAGACCCCGTACTGGTATTTCGAGAAATAACAGTGCGGATGTGGGTCTACGTACTTTTATCTCTATGAATAATTCTTCATTTCGTAGTGGAGGTAGCCCTTCTCGAGCTGCTCAACCTTCATTAGCCGATTTAGAATTCCCGCCCCCACCGACTGATTTACCACCGCCTCCTGaagaatttgataatttaaatgatcCTATAGAACCCCCACCTACACTTTCAACTTTTAAACGACCAAATATTATAAAGACTAATAGCGATGTGAATAACACAGAACCATCCGTTGAAGAAGCTAGTTCAAGGTTTGGTATAAGTTTACGACATCGCGAAACATCAACAGAAACATCAAAAGAACGAACACCTAACACACCGGATCCTGTAGATTCTAGTCCCGCGAGTGATGCACCAGCTGTTGGAAGTCCCAGTCCTTTTGAACCATTACCTTCACCGCCGCCAACACCCGAATCtgataaagttaaaaatgatatatcacCACTGTCTTCACAAAATGAAGATGATAAATCGCTATCAAAAGTCTTAAAGAGTACGGTACCTGGTGCAAAAGATATATTTGAATCAAAACTATTAGCAGAAATCAAAGAAAAAtcgaatcaaaaacaaaaagaaatctcAACCAAAGAAAATGAAACAGTAGAAAACAACGATCCTAATAAAAATGAAGTGAAATCAACACTTCGAAAGACTTCCCAATCATCTTTACCACCAAAACCAGACACTAGTAATAACACATTTAAATCACAATTAAAAAAGGTAGATACTTCGAAACGTCCTCCTGTAACAGTAAAAGATGAATCCAATTCACAAACAGGTTTAATAATTGACTTTAAATCACGTTTACGAAAAGTGGATAGTGGTGGAAGTGATAAACGGCCAGAAAATGAAGATGACGAACAATCACAAGATGTGAGTGGCGATTCAGAAGGTACAAATCATTCCGGTGATACAAATACAAAACGAGAAAGTACCGCCAGTATTAATAGCAACGATAGTGGCTTGAAAGCGGATGAGAACGATGATAAACGAAGAAGTACCGGTAGTATTAgtagtttgaaaaaaatgtgggaatcaaaagaaacaaatgaaaatatttctgcATCTCAATTAAGTCCTAAATTAGCTGTGAAAagcaataataaacaaaaagatGATAATTCTGAAGAATCGCCTCCAAATCAAAACGATAATCAAATATCGGAGGAAACAtctgaagaaaatttaatgacaaaaagtttaactgtaataaaaacaaatgaacgaCGTGTATGGCCACCGAATGCAGATGAAAAACCTATCGTACCCGTAAAACCATTAGTAAAAGCTGTTAAACCTGTATTAGGTGCTGGTAATCGATTAGGGCCAGCTATTTATGCAACACCAATTGCAATGAAACCACCAGTCTCAATAAAACCCACAGTAATTGACAATAATAAAACACCCAACGATGATGATGTGAACAAACAATCTCATGAGAAAACAAGTCGCGATAATATACTAGAAATATCACAAGCATTAGAAACAAGTTTATCATCAATAAAAGTTAGTTCGACTGTCACAACGTCAACATGGCTACAACTATCTGATAAATTAGGTTTGTTACATACATCGTGTGTTGGATATGCGGATACAATGGTTCCCGCTcacttaaaatttcattttagagAATTATTAAGTCGTTTAGAAAATGAAGCATTACAATTACGTTCAGCTGGTAGTCGAAACGTTACTGATAATACACGATTATTGGCTGATGTTACAAACACGATTAAAGATGTTGTGAATGCTGTTCTCAGatag